A single genomic interval of Streptomyces graminofaciens harbors:
- a CDS encoding LLM class F420-dependent oxidoreductase, which translates to MDLRVFTEPQQGATYDTLLTVAKATEDLGFDAFFRSDHYLRMGSADGLPGPTDAWITLAGLARETKRIRLGTLMTAGTFRLPGVLAIQVAQVDQMSGGRVELGLGAGWFEEEHKAYGIPFPPEKFARLEEQLAIVTGLWATETGKTFSYEGTYYQLTDSPALPKPAQAKVPVLIGGHGASRTPRLAGQYADEFNMPFASIEDSERQFGRVRAAAEAAGRKGDDLVYSNALVVCVGKDDAEVARRAAAIGREVDELKANGLAGSPAEVVDKIGRYQAVGSQRLYLQFLDLHDLDHLELVASQVQSQLA; encoded by the coding sequence ATGGATCTTCGCGTCTTCACAGAGCCCCAGCAGGGGGCGACCTACGACACCCTGCTCACCGTCGCCAAGGCCACCGAGGACCTCGGCTTCGATGCCTTTTTCCGGTCTGACCACTACCTCCGCATGGGCTCGGCGGACGGCCTGCCCGGCCCCACCGACGCTTGGATCACCCTGGCCGGCCTCGCCCGCGAGACCAAGCGCATCCGGCTCGGCACGCTCATGACCGCCGGAACGTTCCGGCTGCCCGGCGTGCTCGCCATCCAGGTGGCGCAGGTCGACCAGATGTCCGGCGGCCGGGTCGAACTGGGCCTGGGCGCGGGCTGGTTCGAGGAGGAGCACAAGGCGTACGGAATTCCGTTCCCGCCGGAGAAGTTCGCCCGGCTCGAGGAGCAGCTGGCCATAGTCACCGGCCTGTGGGCCACCGAGACCGGCAAGACCTTCTCGTACGAGGGCACCTACTACCAGCTGACCGACTCGCCCGCGCTGCCGAAGCCCGCGCAGGCCAAGGTGCCGGTGCTCATCGGCGGCCACGGCGCGAGCCGCACACCGCGGCTGGCCGGGCAGTACGCGGACGAGTTCAACATGCCGTTCGCCTCGATCGAGGACAGTGAGCGGCAGTTCGGCAGGGTGCGGGCCGCAGCCGAGGCGGCCGGGCGCAAGGGCGACGACCTGGTGTACTCGAACGCGCTGGTCGTCTGTGTCGGCAAGGACGACGCCGAGGTCGCCCGCCGGGCCGCCGCGATCGGCCGCGAGGTCGACGAGCTGAAGGCCAACGGTCTCGCCGGTTCCCCGGCCGAGGTCGTCGACAAGATCGGCCGCTACCAGGCCGTCGGCTCCCAGCGGCTCTACCTCCAGTTCCTCGACCTCCACGACCTGGACCACCTGGAACTCGTCGCGTCGCAGGTGCAGTCGCA